Proteins encoded together in one Catellatospora citrea window:
- a CDS encoding DUF4307 domain-containing protein: MTETSTDTAAGPVAERAPWPAGRYGRRREQRPASRSTVLVLAVLTVLAMTFIGARLYRAYGDGDYTASVTAFDEVTDTQVAVTFLVRMPADGTAVCLVRARDSTGTEVGLEEVTVRPGPDPERTMVTHRLVTTGRPVTGEVKGCHPA; encoded by the coding sequence GTGACCGAGACCTCCACCGACACCGCCGCCGGCCCGGTGGCCGAGCGCGCGCCGTGGCCGGCCGGGCGTTACGGCCGCCGCCGCGAGCAGCGTCCCGCCTCCCGCTCGACCGTGCTCGTGCTGGCCGTGCTGACCGTGCTCGCCATGACGTTCATCGGGGCCCGCCTCTACCGGGCGTACGGTGACGGAGACTACACAGCGTCGGTGACGGCGTTCGACGAAGTGACCGACACGCAGGTCGCGGTGACGTTCCTGGTCCGGATGCCCGCCGACGGGACCGCGGTCTGCCTGGTGCGCGCTCGGGACTCCACCGGCACCGAGGTCGGCCTGGAGGAGGTCACGGTCCGACCGGGGCCCGATCCGGAGCGCACCATGGTGACGCATCGCCTGGTGACGACGGGACGCCCGGTGACCGGCGAGGTTAAGGGCTGCCACCCGGCGTGA
- a CDS encoding TPM domain-containing protein produces the protein MPVQTTEIDLFSVLCCLAIIVLGVVLALTVAGRRRRRDAGPAKATPQQAGPVDPFAAYSTVQLSTYANGQLVAVDNAVRTSEQELGFATAQYGAEAVTAFAAAVASAKEDLAAAFRIRHQLDDEIPEDDTTRRQLLREIVDRCGAVDRRLDAEADAFEKLRAMSANAEELGQSLLARAAELRGRLPGAQATLTRLTDRYTDGALTPVAGNVTEAVARLDFADEQLRQSATALAAGDRGKAALALRGAEQALGQAGSLLDALDKSAADLDTAGQNVTRLLDEMQGEVAAGKAAMQAAGGAGGADQMNLAAAVARADQVAGDVRTQLAKPQTDPLGMMRRLEGAASGLAEAMGGVRDAANRTEQARRQLDQALHAARAAVDSATGYITTRRGAVGTTARARLSEAHALLDRAESGGDPVAALAAAERAHDLAAQAMDSARDDIERWSFPSGYSGQAGGGRVIIGGPGGFGTAAAGGMGGAVLGGILLDSMLGGGGMGGFRIGLTSEADHADGGTTTPGAPPVQGRFGGPSTWMRPEKQ, from the coding sequence GTGCCGGTGCAGACCACTGAGATCGATCTCTTCTCGGTCCTGTGCTGCCTCGCCATCATCGTGCTGGGCGTGGTCCTGGCGCTGACGGTGGCCGGGCGGCGACGACGGCGTGACGCGGGCCCGGCGAAGGCCACGCCGCAGCAGGCCGGGCCGGTCGACCCGTTCGCCGCGTACAGCACCGTCCAGCTGTCCACGTACGCCAACGGTCAGTTGGTGGCCGTGGACAACGCGGTGCGCACCAGCGAGCAGGAACTCGGCTTCGCCACCGCCCAGTACGGCGCCGAGGCCGTGACCGCCTTCGCCGCCGCGGTCGCCTCCGCAAAGGAGGATCTGGCCGCGGCGTTCCGCATCCGGCACCAGCTCGACGACGAGATCCCCGAGGACGACACGACCCGGCGGCAGCTGCTGCGGGAGATCGTCGACCGCTGCGGGGCGGTGGACCGGCGGCTGGACGCCGAGGCGGACGCGTTCGAGAAACTGCGCGCGATGAGCGCCAACGCCGAGGAGCTCGGCCAGTCGCTGCTGGCCCGCGCTGCCGAGCTGCGCGGCCGGCTCCCCGGGGCGCAGGCCACGCTCACCCGGCTCACCGACCGCTACACCGACGGCGCGCTCACCCCGGTGGCCGGCAACGTCACCGAGGCCGTCGCCCGGCTCGACTTCGCCGACGAGCAGCTGCGGCAGTCCGCCACCGCGCTCGCCGCGGGCGACCGGGGCAAGGCGGCCCTCGCGCTTCGCGGCGCCGAGCAGGCACTCGGCCAGGCGGGCAGCCTGCTGGACGCGCTCGACAAGTCCGCTGCCGACCTGGACACGGCCGGGCAGAACGTGACCCGGCTGCTGGACGAGATGCAGGGCGAGGTCGCCGCGGGCAAGGCCGCCATGCAGGCCGCGGGCGGGGCGGGCGGCGCGGACCAGATGAACCTGGCGGCCGCGGTGGCCCGCGCCGACCAGGTCGCCGGGGACGTCCGCACCCAGCTGGCCAAACCGCAGACCGATCCGCTGGGCATGATGCGCCGGCTGGAGGGCGCCGCGTCCGGACTGGCCGAGGCCATGGGGGGCGTACGCGACGCGGCCAACCGCACCGAACAGGCCCGCCGCCAGCTCGACCAGGCGCTGCACGCGGCCCGCGCCGCGGTGGACTCCGCGACCGGCTACATCACGACGCGTCGTGGCGCGGTCGGCACGACCGCCCGGGCCCGGCTGTCCGAAGCGCACGCACTGCTGGACCGCGCCGAGAGCGGCGGCGACCCGGTCGCCGCGCTGGCCGCCGCGGAGCGCGCGCACGACCTCGCCGCGCAGGCCATGGACTCGGCCCGCGACGACATCGAACGCTGGTCGTTCCCGTCCGGCTACAGCGGCCAGGCGGGCGGCGGCCGCGTGATCATCGGCGGTCCCGGCGGCTTCGGCACGGCGGCGGCAGGCGGCATGGGCGGGGCCGTCCTCGGCGGCATCCTGCTCGACAGCATGCTCGGTGGGGGCGGCATGGGCGGCTTCCGCATCGGCCTCACCAGCGAGGCCGACCACGCCGACGGCGGCACGACGACCCCCGGTGCGCCGCCGGTCCAGGGCCGGTTCGGCGGCCCCAGCACGTGGATGCGACCGGAGAAGCAATGA
- a CDS encoding flavoprotein produces the protein MPATSSHRSPRRQRRYTSGHPSSGKRRLGREHRGCADGLVPILDREPAANGDLVRAREADEEMKRHKVLSAGAATVVPRRPSDPAGESRAGGRAPSTRNAHVVVCAAPPAAAVSDLVELLMAAGWTVQVVPTAAAVDWLDLPRLEALTGNPIVSRARKPGESRRESRPDLVIVAPASFNTINKWVAGINDNVALSLLNTTFGLQVPTIVSPYAKAVLAAHPGFRRNLALLAQWGALVTERDALRPQLPAHPYHWNVIMDLIPAGLR, from the coding sequence ATGCCCGCGACCTCATCACACCGCTCGCCCCGGCGGCAACGTCGTTATACGAGCGGCCACCCGTCCAGCGGAAAGCGGCGCCTGGGACGCGAGCACCGTGGCTGCGCCGACGGACTCGTGCCCATACTTGACCGCGAGCCGGCGGCAAACGGCGATCTCGTACGGGCCCGGGAGGCGGACGAGGAGATGAAACGGCACAAGGTTCTCTCCGCCGGAGCCGCCACGGTCGTGCCTCGGCGGCCGTCAGACCCGGCCGGCGAGAGCCGAGCGGGCGGGCGTGCGCCGTCGACGCGGAACGCCCACGTGGTCGTCTGTGCGGCGCCTCCCGCAGCCGCGGTGTCTGACCTGGTCGAGCTGCTGATGGCAGCCGGCTGGACGGTTCAGGTCGTCCCCACGGCGGCGGCCGTCGACTGGCTGGATCTGCCGAGGCTGGAGGCGCTGACCGGAAACCCGATCGTGAGCCGGGCCCGCAAGCCCGGTGAGTCGCGGCGCGAGAGCCGGCCCGATCTGGTGATCGTCGCACCGGCCAGCTTCAACACGATCAACAAGTGGGTGGCCGGGATCAACGACAACGTGGCGCTGAGCCTGCTGAACACGACGTTCGGGCTCCAGGTGCCGACGATCGTCAGCCCGTACGCGAAGGCGGTGCTGGCCGCCCACCCCGGCTTCCGCCGGAATCTCGCCCTGCTCGCGCAGTGGGGCGCCCTGGTGACCGAACGCGACGCGCTCCGCCCCCAGCTCCCCGCCCACCCGTACCACTGGAATGTGATCATGGACCTGATCCCCGCCGGTCTGCGCTGA
- the greA gene encoding transcription elongation factor GreA produces the protein MSTTDATWLSQDAYDRLQSELNDLIAARPAMAAEINARREEGDLKENGGYHAAREEQGKAEGRIRQLQELLRVAHVGEAPRGDGVSIGNVVVIYFDDDTEDTETFLLGSREIAATTDLTVYSPESALGQAILGARKGQTVTYTAPSGVDIKVTVVSFEAFGG, from the coding sequence GTGTCCACGACTGACGCCACCTGGCTGTCCCAGGACGCGTACGACAGGCTCCAGTCCGAGCTGAACGATCTCATCGCCGCTCGGCCCGCGATGGCCGCCGAGATCAACGCCCGCCGCGAGGAGGGCGATCTCAAGGAGAACGGCGGCTACCACGCCGCCCGCGAGGAGCAGGGCAAGGCAGAGGGACGCATCCGCCAGCTCCAGGAGCTGCTGCGGGTCGCCCACGTCGGCGAGGCCCCCCGCGGTGACGGCGTCTCCATCGGCAACGTCGTCGTCATCTACTTCGACGACGACACCGAGGACACCGAGACCTTCCTGCTGGGCTCCCGCGAGATCGCGGCGACCACCGACCTGACCGTGTACTCCCCGGAGTCGGCCCTCGGCCAGGCCATCCTCGGCGCCCGCAAGGGCCAGACCGTCACCTACACCGCGCCCAGCGGCGTGGACATCAAGGTGACCGTGGTCTCCTTCGAGGCATTCGGCGGCTGA
- a CDS encoding PspA/IM30 family protein, whose amino-acid sequence MAAQSILGRITQMARANIHAILDDVEDPQQMLDQMVRDYTANIGEAENAVAQTIANLRLLEADSAEATKNAAEWQTKAQAASAKADKVRAANPADADKFDNLARIAIGKQIAYENDVKSFGPMIAEQTQVTDQLKQGVMQMRGKLDELRRKRDELVGRAKVTEARGRVQASVNSINTLDPTTEISRFEEMVRREEARLKGHEELQASSLDAQFEELSASSRDQEIESRLAAMKSGR is encoded by the coding sequence ATGGCGGCACAGTCGATCCTCGGGCGGATCACCCAGATGGCCCGCGCCAACATCCATGCGATCCTCGACGACGTCGAGGACCCGCAGCAGATGCTCGACCAGATGGTGCGCGACTACACCGCGAACATCGGCGAGGCGGAGAACGCCGTGGCGCAGACCATCGCCAACCTGCGCCTGCTGGAGGCCGACTCGGCGGAGGCGACGAAGAACGCCGCCGAGTGGCAGACCAAGGCGCAGGCGGCCAGCGCGAAGGCCGACAAGGTGCGCGCGGCCAATCCCGCCGACGCGGACAAGTTCGACAACCTGGCCCGGATCGCGATCGGCAAGCAGATCGCGTACGAGAACGACGTGAAGAGCTTCGGCCCGATGATCGCCGAGCAGACGCAGGTCACCGACCAGCTCAAGCAGGGCGTCATGCAGATGCGGGGCAAGCTCGACGAGCTGCGCCGCAAGCGCGACGAACTGGTCGGCCGGGCCAAGGTCACCGAGGCGCGGGGCCGGGTGCAGGCCTCGGTCAACAGCATCAACACGCTCGACCCGACCACCGAGATCAGCCGCTTCGAGGAGATGGTGCGCCGCGAGGAGGCCCGGCTCAAGGGTCACGAGGAGTTGCAGGCCTCCAGCCTGGACGCCCAGTTCGAGGAGCTGTCCGCCTCGTCGCGCGACCAGGAGATCGAGTCCCGCCTGGCCGCCATGAAGTCCGGCCGCTGA
- a CDS encoding DUF3626 domain-containing protein, with protein sequence MTGAAFLDTQTDLTTAQRAALAHVTEVATRQQARALERLGDVPDLAVLVAAAAAHGRVTLNFHPDRLLADGRTVAASMAADGRYRSQFETGVTNGSRTAFLGGDRDRWEAALFGDAYRAPGTLPLERVRYGGLNLLGHPDGACPRFGSCHVRLRPSVNARCTVTVGDSHLGPADVGTLTVFEPVLAGLVEQARQTGVTLGRPGADPLAVLRELAGAAPGVEPGRALDDYLEVQVHGPVDLAVDAEALVLDPSFRGTPDGDLLTGLAARLGIGLEWHAGFELTAAEVGPDFRGPAIPPLAADLCRRYAGPRGTFDAELVGRAAADMLHHPQAWSAHGTPDDLLQYVKQLWHTLVHAGRPFTGR encoded by the coding sequence ATGACGGGGGCGGCTTTCCTGGATACGCAGACCGATTTGACGACGGCGCAGCGGGCGGCGCTCGCGCACGTGACCGAGGTCGCGACGCGGCAGCAGGCTCGGGCGCTGGAGCGGCTCGGCGACGTGCCGGATCTGGCCGTGCTCGTGGCGGCCGCCGCCGCCCACGGGCGGGTCACCCTGAACTTCCACCCCGACCGGCTGCTGGCCGACGGGCGCACCGTCGCCGCGTCGATGGCCGCCGACGGCCGGTACCGGAGCCAGTTCGAGACCGGTGTCACCAACGGCAGCCGCACCGCCTTCCTGGGCGGCGACCGCGACCGCTGGGAGGCGGCCCTGTTCGGCGACGCCTACCGCGCGCCCGGCACGCTGCCCCTGGAGCGCGTCCGCTACGGCGGCCTGAACCTGCTCGGGCACCCGGATGGGGCCTGCCCCCGATTCGGCTCCTGCCATGTCCGACTGCGCCCGTCGGTCAACGCGCGCTGCACGGTCACCGTCGGCGACAGTCACCTCGGCCCCGCTGACGTCGGCACGCTCACCGTCTTCGAACCGGTGCTGGCCGGGCTCGTCGAGCAGGCCCGCCAGACGGGCGTGACCCTGGGTCGCCCCGGCGCCGACCCGCTGGCGGTGCTGCGGGAACTCGCCGGAGCCGCGCCGGGGGTCGAGCCCGGCCGGGCTCTGGACGACTACCTGGAGGTGCAGGTGCACGGCCCGGTGGACCTCGCGGTGGACGCCGAGGCGCTGGTGCTCGACCCGAGCTTCCGCGGCACCCCGGACGGCGACCTGCTCACCGGGCTCGCCGCCCGGCTCGGCATCGGCCTGGAGTGGCATGCGGGCTTCGAGCTGACCGCCGCCGAGGTCGGCCCGGACTTCCGCGGCCCGGCGATCCCGCCGCTGGCCGCGGACCTCTGCCGGCGGTACGCGGGCCCGCGCGGCACCTTCGACGCCGAGCTGGTCGGCCGCGCCGCCGCCGACATGCTCCACCACCCGCAGGCCTGGTCCGCCCACGGCACCCCCGACGACCTCCTCCAGTACGTCAAACAGCTCTGGCACACCCTCGTCCACGCCGGCCGCCCGTTCACCGGTCGCTGA
- the mca gene encoding mycothiol conjugate amidase Mca gives MTQRLRLMAVHAHPDDESSKGAATMARYVREGAEVLVVTCTGGERGDVLNPKLDRPDVWENIAEIRRAEMAAARDILGVDQAWLGFVDSGWVEGYTHDDPSGLPEGCFARVPVEEAAAPLVKLIREFRPQVLLTYDEEGGYPHPDHIQTHLVSMAAIEAAADPARYPDFGPAFEVPKVYYHISFTKVKFTALHEAMEAAGLESPYGERLNDDWVGDKSPRITTRVPCGEYFELRDDALRAHATQIDPDGPWFRAPLTVQRAAWPTEDYQLVRSTVATAIPEDDLFAGVRAPAVADR, from the coding sequence GTGACGCAGCGGTTGCGACTGATGGCGGTGCACGCACATCCGGACGACGAGTCGTCCAAGGGTGCCGCGACGATGGCGCGGTATGTCCGCGAGGGTGCGGAGGTGCTGGTCGTCACGTGTACCGGTGGCGAGCGGGGTGACGTGCTCAACCCGAAACTGGACCGCCCGGACGTCTGGGAGAACATCGCCGAGATCCGCCGCGCGGAGATGGCCGCGGCCCGCGACATCCTCGGCGTGGACCAGGCCTGGCTCGGCTTCGTCGACTCGGGCTGGGTCGAGGGTTACACCCACGACGACCCGTCCGGCCTGCCCGAGGGCTGCTTCGCCCGGGTGCCGGTCGAGGAGGCGGCGGCGCCGCTGGTCAAGCTGATCCGCGAGTTCCGGCCGCAGGTCCTGCTGACCTACGACGAGGAGGGCGGCTACCCGCACCCCGACCACATCCAGACCCACCTGGTCAGCATGGCCGCGATCGAGGCCGCCGCGGACCCGGCGCGCTACCCGGACTTCGGCCCGGCCTTCGAGGTGCCGAAGGTCTACTACCACATCAGTTTCACCAAGGTGAAGTTCACCGCGCTGCACGAGGCGATGGAGGCGGCCGGGCTGGAGTCGCCCTACGGTGAGCGGCTCAACGACGACTGGGTGGGCGACAAGTCGCCGCGGATCACCACCCGGGTGCCCTGCGGCGAGTACTTCGAGCTGCGTGACGACGCGCTGCGCGCGCACGCGACCCAGATCGACCCGGACGGCCCCTGGTTCCGCGCGCCGCTGACCGTGCAGCGCGCGGCCTGGCCCACCGAGGACTATCAGCTGGTCAGGTCGACCGTGGCGACCGCGATCCCCGAGGACGACCTGTTCGCCGGCGTACGCGCGCCGGCGGTAGCGGATAGGTGA
- a CDS encoding putative bifunctional diguanylate cyclase/phosphodiesterase, with product MSSRVRIVITCLVVTAVLVAGIGAILGVREGDLGQFGLLICLITLAHLFGLRMRVGSTTIDVDWGEAALIVGFILVPVTWIPAAAGIGVLLAKPVVSVVSGNRTSPIETVRAAASLTLSAAVAALVVWAGGVPVVPMSAQAAAVVVLAALIYLLSSAVLLAVHLAVRDGQNMIGVVWQALRGTPVMIVGNVALGLVAVRLWGSSWLWVLPPLLWLLHQLYVHRVHEDEERRTWRAFALASRSLHRLDELAVAQEGLHAARSLFPVRAVELTVLGSQTRYRSSLRTGDEVQVEPVSTVPPTEAGRAPAVTRVLEVAGGRVGVLTLRLLRQRAWGPNDQHRLAVFGDALAAALHDAATHSALRELRERTMYESHHDPLTRLLNRDALMDRGDAVLRGLDARIPVALLLLDMDHFKEVNDTLGHLAGDELLQTAASRLSADVGHGELLARLGGDEFALLVTDLPGLSADHDEVDRLSAANLVAQRRARMLTAALASPTEVAGVTLSAEVSVGVAVATAGEFDLTELLRRADIALYQAKESGSRVAAYDPHRDRTSTDRLALVAELRAALATDDQLHLVMQPAVDLDTGAPSGVEALIRWHHPRRGLLLPKHFVRAVEASDLLGRFTRHVLDQALTLAAEWTRQGLDVPVAVNLSPRSLLDPQLPADVDELLRRHGIPASRLVLEITETVVLSPLPITDQVLRELRGLGVRFAVDDFGTGFSSLTFLTRIAVDELKVDRTFVARMADSRQAAAIVQAVVDLGRQLGLRVVAEGVETADQRIALRRLGCDAGQGFHFSHPLPADEITEALHTLSRAARPVRPLRARPHTA from the coding sequence TTGTCGTCACGTGTCCGCATTGTCATAACCTGTCTCGTCGTCACCGCGGTCCTGGTCGCCGGCATCGGCGCGATCCTGGGTGTGCGCGAGGGTGACCTCGGCCAGTTCGGCCTGCTCATCTGCCTGATCACGCTGGCCCACCTGTTCGGGCTGCGGATGCGGGTCGGCTCCACCACCATCGACGTCGACTGGGGCGAGGCCGCGCTGATCGTCGGCTTCATCCTGGTCCCGGTGACGTGGATCCCCGCCGCCGCCGGGATCGGCGTGCTGCTGGCCAAGCCGGTGGTGTCGGTGGTCTCCGGCAACCGCACCAGTCCGATCGAGACGGTGCGCGCCGCCGCGTCGCTGACCCTGTCCGCGGCCGTCGCCGCGCTGGTCGTCTGGGCCGGCGGGGTGCCGGTGGTGCCGATGTCGGCGCAGGCCGCCGCCGTGGTCGTGCTGGCCGCGCTGATCTACCTGCTCAGCAGTGCCGTGCTGCTCGCGGTGCACCTGGCGGTGCGCGACGGGCAGAACATGATCGGGGTGGTCTGGCAGGCGCTGCGCGGCACCCCCGTGATGATCGTCGGCAACGTCGCGCTCGGCCTGGTCGCGGTCCGGCTGTGGGGCAGCAGCTGGCTGTGGGTGCTGCCGCCGCTGCTGTGGCTGCTGCACCAGCTCTACGTGCACCGGGTGCACGAGGACGAGGAACGCCGCACCTGGCGGGCGTTCGCGCTGGCCAGCCGCTCCCTGCACCGGCTGGACGAGCTGGCCGTGGCGCAGGAGGGCCTGCATGCGGCCCGTTCCCTGTTCCCGGTGCGGGCGGTGGAGCTGACCGTGCTCGGCTCGCAGACCCGATACCGCAGCAGCCTGCGCACCGGCGACGAGGTCCAGGTCGAGCCGGTGTCGACCGTGCCGCCGACCGAGGCGGGCCGGGCGCCCGCGGTGACCCGGGTGCTGGAGGTGGCCGGCGGCCGGGTGGGCGTGCTCACCCTGCGGCTGCTGCGCCAGCGCGCCTGGGGCCCCAACGACCAGCACCGGCTGGCCGTGTTCGGGGACGCCCTGGCCGCCGCCCTGCACGACGCCGCGACCCACAGCGCCCTGCGCGAACTGCGCGAACGCACCATGTACGAGTCCCATCACGACCCGCTGACCCGGCTGCTCAACCGTGACGCGCTGATGGACCGCGGCGACGCGGTGCTGCGCGGCCTCGACGCCCGCATCCCGGTCGCCCTGCTGCTGCTCGACATGGATCACTTCAAAGAGGTCAACGACACCCTGGGCCACCTCGCCGGGGACGAACTGCTGCAGACCGCCGCGTCGCGGCTGTCCGCCGACGTCGGGCACGGCGAGCTGCTGGCCCGCCTCGGCGGCGACGAGTTTGCGCTGCTGGTCACCGACCTGCCCGGGTTGTCCGCCGACCACGACGAGGTCGACCGGCTCAGCGCCGCGAACCTCGTCGCCCAGCGCCGCGCGCGCATGCTGACCGCGGCGCTGGCCAGCCCCACCGAGGTCGCCGGGGTGACGCTGTCGGCCGAGGTCTCGGTCGGCGTGGCCGTGGCGACCGCGGGCGAGTTCGACCTCACCGAGCTGCTGCGCCGCGCCGACATCGCGCTCTACCAGGCGAAGGAGTCGGGTTCGCGGGTCGCGGCGTACGACCCGCACCGCGACCGGACCAGCACCGACCGGCTGGCGCTGGTCGCCGAGCTGCGGGCCGCGCTGGCCACCGACGACCAGCTCCACCTGGTCATGCAGCCCGCGGTCGACCTGGACACGGGCGCGCCGTCCGGGGTGGAGGCGCTGATCCGCTGGCACCACCCGCGCCGCGGCCTGCTGCTGCCCAAGCACTTCGTACGCGCCGTCGAGGCCAGCGACCTGCTCGGGCGGTTCACCCGGCACGTGCTCGACCAGGCGCTGACGCTCGCGGCCGAGTGGACCCGGCAGGGCCTCGACGTGCCCGTCGCGGTGAACCTGTCCCCGCGCAGCCTGCTCGACCCGCAACTGCCCGCGGACGTCGACGAGCTGCTGCGCCGCCACGGCATCCCGGCGTCCCGGCTGGTCCTGGAGATCACCGAGACGGTGGTGCTCAGCCCGCTGCCCATCACCGACCAGGTGCTGCGGGAGCTGCGCGGGCTCGGGGTGCGGTTCGCCGTGGACGACTTCGGCACCGGCTTCTCGTCGCTGACCTTCCTCACCCGGATCGCGGTCGACGAGCTGAAAGTGGACCGCACCTTCGTCGCCCGGATGGCCGACTCGCGCCAGGCCGCCGCCATCGTGCAGGCGGTCGTCGACCTGGGCCGCCAGCTCGGCCTGCGGGTGGTCGCCGAGGGCGTGGAGACCGCCGACCAGCGGATCGCGCTGCGCCGTCTCGGCTGCGACGCCGGCCAGGGCTTCCACTTCTCCCACCCGCTGCCCGCCGACGAGATCACCGAGGCCCTGCACACCCTGTCCCGGGCCGCTCGCCCCGTCCGCCCGCTCCGCGCCCGCCCGCACACCGCCTGA
- a CDS encoding thioredoxin domain-containing protein: MNRLGDATSPYLLQHADNPVHWWPWCDEAFEEAKHRDVPVLISVGYAACHWCHVMAHESFEDAVVGDLVNEHFVAIKVDREERPDVDAVYMSATQAMTGQGGWPMTVFAAPDGKPFLCGTYYPKVQFTRLLEAVTEAWRDQRTQVLEQGEAVVEAIARNPIEGGGEITKELLDHAVERLRADYDSVRGGFGGAPKFPPHMLMLFLLRHHQRAKDADALELVRHTGEAMARGGIYDQLAGGFHRYAVDATWTVPHFEKMLYDNALLLRVYNEIWRLTADPLAQRIATETAMFLVNDLQTPEGGFASALDADTEGVEGTTYSWTPAQLVEVLGSDDAAFAADLFGVTDAGTFEHGTSVLVLRRDIDDVAPEVQQRWERVRGLMMAARRERPQPMRDDKVVAAWNGLAITALCEFWRNYTEVGDVADVENVDFRAIAVEAGELLLSRHVVDGRLRRVSRDGVVGQPAGVLEDYGCVAEAFCALHQVTGDGRWLTAAGALLDTAAERFRDGQGGFHDTADDAEQLVIRPADPTDNATPSGLSSLVNALLTYSALSGEPRWHELAERALSTIVPLLARHPRFAGYAASAAEALLSGPYEIAIATTDPETDPLLLTAIEHAPPGAVIVAGHPDAPGVPLLAGRPMVGDQPTAYVCRGFVCDRPVTTTVELATILAR, from the coding sequence GTGAACCGACTCGGGGACGCGACCTCGCCCTACCTGCTGCAGCACGCCGACAACCCGGTGCACTGGTGGCCGTGGTGTGACGAGGCGTTCGAGGAGGCCAAGCACCGCGACGTGCCGGTGCTGATCTCCGTCGGCTACGCGGCGTGTCATTGGTGTCACGTCATGGCGCACGAGTCGTTCGAGGACGCGGTCGTCGGTGACCTCGTCAACGAGCACTTCGTGGCGATCAAGGTGGACCGCGAGGAGCGGCCCGACGTGGACGCGGTCTACATGTCGGCGACGCAGGCGATGACCGGGCAGGGCGGCTGGCCGATGACGGTGTTCGCCGCGCCCGACGGCAAGCCGTTCCTGTGTGGCACGTACTACCCGAAGGTGCAGTTCACGCGCCTGCTGGAGGCGGTCACCGAGGCCTGGCGCGACCAGCGCACACAGGTGCTGGAGCAGGGCGAGGCGGTGGTCGAGGCGATCGCGCGCAACCCGATCGAGGGCGGCGGCGAGATCACCAAGGAGCTGCTGGACCACGCCGTGGAGCGGCTGCGCGCCGACTACGACAGCGTGCGGGGCGGGTTCGGCGGGGCGCCGAAGTTCCCGCCGCACATGCTGATGCTGTTCCTGCTGCGCCACCACCAGCGGGCCAAGGACGCCGACGCGCTGGAGCTGGTCCGGCACACCGGCGAGGCGATGGCCCGCGGCGGCATCTACGACCAGCTCGCGGGCGGCTTCCACCGGTATGCGGTGGACGCGACGTGGACCGTGCCGCACTTCGAGAAGATGCTGTACGACAACGCGCTGCTGCTGCGGGTGTACAACGAGATCTGGCGGCTGACCGCCGACCCGCTGGCCCAGCGGATCGCGACCGAGACGGCGATGTTCCTGGTCAACGACCTGCAGACACCCGAGGGAGGCTTCGCCTCGGCGCTGGACGCCGACACCGAGGGCGTGGAGGGCACCACGTACTCGTGGACCCCGGCGCAGCTGGTGGAGGTGCTGGGCTCCGACGACGCGGCGTTCGCGGCGGACCTGTTCGGGGTGACCGACGCCGGCACGTTCGAGCACGGCACGTCGGTGCTGGTGCTCAGGCGCGACATCGACGACGTCGCGCCGGAGGTGCAGCAGCGCTGGGAGCGGGTGCGCGGGCTGATGATGGCCGCGCGCCGGGAGCGGCCGCAGCCGATGCGCGACGACAAGGTGGTCGCGGCCTGGAACGGGCTGGCGATCACCGCGCTGTGCGAGTTCTGGCGCAACTACACCGAGGTCGGCGACGTGGCCGACGTGGAGAACGTGGACTTCCGCGCGATCGCGGTGGAGGCGGGCGAGCTGCTGCTGTCCAGGCACGTCGTGGACGGCAGGCTGCGGCGGGTGTCCCGGGACGGGGTGGTCGGGCAGCCGGCGGGGGTGCTGGAGGACTACGGCTGCGTGGCCGAGGCCTTCTGCGCCCTGCACCAGGTCACCGGCGACGGCCGCTGGCTGACGGCGGCCGGGGCGCTGCTGGACACGGCGGCCGAGCGGTTCCGGGACGGGCAGGGCGGCTTCCACGACACCGCCGACGACGCGGAGCAGCTGGTGATCCGGCCCGCCGACCCGACCGACAACGCCACCCCGTCGGGGCTGTCGTCGCTGGTCAACGCGCTGCTGACCTACTCCGCGCTGAGCGGTGAGCCACGCTGGCACGAGCTGGCCGAGCGGGCGCTGTCGACGATCGTGCCGCTGCTGGCCCGGCACCCCCGGTTCGCCGGGTACGCCGCGTCGGCGGCGGAGGCGCTGCTGTCGGGGCCGTACGAGATCGCGATCGCGACCACGGACCCGGAGACCGACCCGCTGCTGCTGACCGCGATCGAACACGCGCCACCCGGAGCGGTGATCGTGGCGGGTCACCCGGACGCGCCGGGCGTGCCGCTGCTGGCGGGCCGCCCGATGGTCGGTGACCAGCCCACGGCGTACGTCTGCCGAGGGTTCGTCTGCGACCGTCCGGTGACGACAACTGTCGAACTGGCGACAATTCTCGCCCGATAG